A window of the Camelus dromedarius isolate mCamDro1 chromosome 5, mCamDro1.pat, whole genome shotgun sequence genome harbors these coding sequences:
- the LOC105104977 gene encoding acyl-CoA 6-desaturase, whose translation MQHGEGGNQGEGAIEREAPMPTFSWEEIQKHNLCTDRWLVIDHKVYNITKWSSRHPRGFRVIGHYAGEGATDAFLAFHRNLSFVRKFMKPLLIGDLAPEEPSQDHSKNLQITEDFRALRKTTEEMNLFKTNHLFFLLLLAHIFIMETIAWFTVFYFGNGWIPIIIMAFILAASQVRHDTFTCHLKPLLPPPTDSPNSQRPGVWVLML comes from the coding sequence ATGCAGCATGGGGAAGGGGGGAACCAGGGCGAGGGGGCTATCGAGCGCGAGGCGCCGATGCCTACCTTCAGCTGGGAGGAGATTCAGAAGCACAACCTGTGCACGGACAGGTGGCTCGTCATCGACCACAAAGTCTACAACATCACCAAATGGTCCAGCCGGCATCCACGGGGCTTTCGGGTCATCGGGCACTACGCAGGGGAAGGTGCTACGGACGCCTTCCTCGCCTTCCACCGCAACCTCAGTTTCGTGCGCAAGTTCATGAAGCCTTTGCTGATCGGTGATCTGGCCCCGGAGGAGCCCAGCCAGGACCACAGCAAGAACTTGCAGATCACTGAGGACTTCCGGGCCCTGAGGAAGACCACTGAGGAGATGAACCTGTTCAAGACCAACCAcctgttcttcctcctcctcctggcccacATCTTCATCATGGAGACCATCGCGTGGTTCACTGTCTTTTATTTTGGCAATGGCTGGATTCCAATCATCATTATGGCCTTTATTCTTGCTGCCTCTCAGGTGAGGCATGACACATTCACCTGTCACTTGaagcccctgctccctccccccaccGACTCTCCCAACTCCCAGAGGCCTGGTGTCTGGGTGCTGATGCTGTGA